From one Bifidobacterium sp. WK012_4_13 genomic stretch:
- the leuD gene encoding 3-isopropylmalate dehydratase small subunit, producing the protein MEKLTVITGTGVPLRRSNVDTDQIIPAVFLKRVTKSGFEDALFYAWRRDPSFILNQKEYADGKVLVTGPDFGIGSSREHAVWALHDYGFRVIIAPRFADIFYGNTAKNGVLAAIMPMESIELLWKLLEEEPGRSITVDLQSRTVQCADVTLPFQVDDYTCWRLMNGFDDIDLTLQHEADITAYEKMRAVKFPFKPKTLPARHLPEEQVKSAHEESIDWAGPLSARG; encoded by the coding sequence ATGGAAAAGCTCACGGTAATCACGGGAACAGGAGTGCCATTGAGGCGCTCGAACGTGGATACGGATCAGATCATCCCTGCCGTATTCCTGAAGCGCGTGACCAAGTCCGGATTCGAGGATGCCCTGTTCTACGCCTGGAGGCGCGACCCCTCGTTCATCCTGAACCAGAAGGAATATGCAGATGGAAAGGTGCTCGTCACCGGACCGGACTTCGGCATCGGATCATCGCGAGAGCATGCCGTATGGGCATTGCACGATTACGGTTTCCGGGTGATCATCGCTCCTCGCTTCGCTGACATCTTCTATGGCAACACCGCAAAGAACGGCGTTCTGGCGGCGATCATGCCCATGGAATCCATAGAATTGCTATGGAAGCTTCTCGAAGAGGAGCCTGGACGCAGCATCACCGTCGATTTGCAGTCCCGCACCGTCCAATGCGCTGATGTGACCTTGCCTTTCCAAGTCGATGACTATACGTGCTGGAGACTGATGAATGGCTTCGATGACATCGATCTCACCCTGCAGCATGAAGCGGACATCACCGCCTACGAGAAGATGCGCGCCGTGAAGTTCCCGTTCAAGCCGAAGACTCTGCCTGCAAGGCACCTTCCGGAAGAGCAGGTCAAGTCCGCACATGAGGAAAGCATCGACTGGGCGGGTCCCTTAAGCGCACGCGGATAG
- a CDS encoding ClC family H(+)/Cl(-) exchange transporter: protein MRREFRESAIQFTGKIRSASHHSVSPRLVGWSVVVGAAAGFVASVFRLILQTMLHAVMHLYRYVIPGRPWIVAMEIVIFIAFGWCIAALIRSDPLIKGSGIPDVEKRLRSSAPLHFPWFRVLWKKIVGGILAIGPGAFAGREGPSIQMGACVGMGFSAITMTTRTYRRELVAAGAAAGLSAAFNAPIAAVLFVTEEIYSRFTLNIGLASLAAALSANAVSSSIFGIEPVFSLPHVIKPPISSYWSIGALAVLLGMLAWAYEWTLLRSSKAYDLLHLPLAVRTFVPLLLTIPVGLLAPDLLGGGNATVTSIGNSHHALWVLLVFLAVRFGISQITYGSGSPGGIFLPILTLGALAGASWGAFLNVQQLWSGGTDAATLMIIVGMSGLFGAVSKAPLTAIILVTEMTSYDLLMPLGFATLISYLVYDAMGGKPIYDALGKPVDSATLRPSD, encoded by the coding sequence ATGCGGAGAGAGTTCAGAGAATCGGCGATTCAGTTCACGGGAAAAATACGCAGCGCCTCACACCACTCCGTCTCCCCGCGGCTCGTCGGCTGGTCAGTCGTCGTCGGTGCGGCCGCAGGGTTCGTCGCAAGCGTTTTCCGATTGATTCTGCAGACCATGTTGCATGCGGTCATGCATCTTTACAGGTACGTGATTCCGGGCCGCCCCTGGATCGTCGCCATGGAAATCGTCATCTTCATCGCTTTTGGATGGTGCATAGCGGCTCTGATCCGCTCCGACCCTCTCATCAAGGGATCGGGCATCCCCGACGTGGAGAAGCGCCTGCGCTCTTCGGCTCCTTTGCATTTTCCCTGGTTCCGTGTGCTGTGGAAGAAGATCGTCGGAGGAATCCTAGCCATTGGACCCGGAGCGTTTGCAGGCAGGGAAGGCCCAAGCATACAGATGGGTGCATGCGTAGGCATGGGCTTCTCAGCCATCACCATGACAACGAGAACATACAGGCGTGAACTGGTCGCCGCCGGAGCCGCCGCAGGTCTTTCCGCGGCGTTCAATGCTCCGATCGCCGCGGTTCTCTTCGTCACCGAGGAGATATACAGCCGTTTCACCTTGAATATCGGGCTGGCATCATTGGCCGCTGCTCTGAGCGCGAATGCCGTGTCAAGCAGCATCTTTGGGATTGAACCGGTATTTTCACTGCCCCATGTCATCAAGCCGCCAATCTCATCGTATTGGTCCATCGGTGCGCTCGCCGTGTTGCTGGGCATGCTCGCATGGGCATATGAGTGGACACTGCTGCGTTCCAGCAAGGCATACGATCTTCTTCATCTTCCACTCGCGGTTCGCACCTTCGTTCCGCTGCTTCTGACCATTCCCGTTGGTCTTCTTGCCCCTGACCTGCTGGGTGGAGGCAATGCGACGGTCACCTCGATCGGAAACTCGCACCATGCCCTATGGGTTCTGCTCGTTTTCTTGGCTGTGAGATTCGGCATTTCCCAGATCACCTATGGCTCAGGCAGTCCAGGAGGCATATTCCTGCCCATTCTCACCCTGGGCGCGCTGGCAGGTGCCTCATGGGGCGCCTTCCTGAATGTGCAGCAGCTGTGGTCCGGAGGGACCGATGCGGCGACGCTCATGATCATCGTAGGCATGAGCGGCCTTTTCGGCGCAGTGAGCAAGGCCCCGCTGACCGCAATCATTCTCGTCACCGAGATGACCTCGTACGACCTTCTGATGCCGCTTGGCTTTGCGACCTTGATTTCGTATCTTGTCTATGACGCGATGGGTGGCAAGCCCATCTATGATGCGCTCGGAAAACCTGTGGATTCAGCCACGCTTCGTCCCTCTGACTGA
- a CDS encoding serine/threonine protein phosphatase, whose amino-acid sequence MIEDRLSGAHAKAVEQNDGRVPVSISARLGRLQFHNSGKFRVLQLADIQDGPTISPDTVSLIEAACDAARPDLVVFSGNQIAGYDAAYSRTFRKRRWSTAWDGVYAAGRSVSSWVGNAIQGASQMQQGEYDTQNPGSASGGLDADAANLEDAERKRDIARTRDMVRRSMQQFLAPVIDRGIPFAVTYGNHDFQCGLGTAQMDALYREFPGCLNPESTVAQPERPRSLAGAGLPDQIAYACEPGTFALPVSDVDGHSNVIGIVLLNSGDYAKEGGYGNPSVESLRFLQQVPRSIGVKSTVFQHIPLPQFYSLLKEVPSTTAYAVQGYRGYDRQCYVLDPSKTLPGSYLGEGISCPDRDCGEFDIMKRSQGYAAVFAGHDHRNGFVGTDGGIMLGATPTCGFGSYGPVPRKRAARMFEFDIRHPDNPRTQLLEFGDLVGKPRSHRVYTFAMSHIPTSTGDAVNLLRKPGFLAGAAATIAALFASLRAAGRKQ is encoded by the coding sequence ATGATTGAAGATCGTCTCTCGGGTGCTCATGCCAAAGCCGTTGAGCAGAATGATGGAAGGGTTCCGGTGTCGATTTCTGCGAGACTCGGACGCTTGCAGTTTCATAATTCCGGCAAGTTCAGAGTGCTGCAGCTTGCAGACATCCAGGACGGGCCGACGATCTCTCCCGATACCGTGAGCCTGATTGAGGCCGCATGCGATGCTGCACGGCCCGATCTCGTTGTGTTTTCAGGCAATCAGATAGCTGGTTATGACGCGGCATATTCTCGGACTTTCCGCAAGCGTCGATGGTCGACGGCATGGGATGGGGTATATGCGGCAGGGCGCAGCGTGAGTTCATGGGTGGGCAATGCGATCCAGGGAGCATCGCAGATGCAGCAGGGCGAATACGACACTCAGAATCCTGGCAGTGCTTCAGGTGGACTGGACGCCGATGCGGCGAATCTGGAGGATGCCGAACGCAAGCGGGACATCGCCCGCACTCGCGACATGGTGCGTAGAAGCATGCAGCAGTTCCTCGCGCCGGTCATCGACCGCGGCATTCCATTCGCTGTGACCTATGGCAATCACGATTTCCAATGCGGCCTGGGTACGGCGCAGATGGATGCGCTGTACCGCGAATTTCCAGGATGCCTGAATCCGGAATCAACGGTTGCACAGCCTGAGCGACCGCGTTCTCTGGCTGGCGCCGGTCTTCCAGATCAGATTGCCTATGCCTGCGAGCCCGGCACTTTTGCACTGCCCGTGAGCGACGTGGATGGGCACAGCAATGTGATCGGAATCGTCCTGCTGAATTCAGGAGACTATGCGAAGGAGGGTGGATACGGCAATCCGAGTGTCGAGAGTCTGCGATTCCTGCAGCAGGTTCCTCGCTCCATAGGTGTGAAATCCACGGTCTTTCAGCATATTCCGCTGCCCCAGTTCTATTCATTGCTGAAAGAGGTGCCGTCCACGACAGCCTACGCCGTTCAGGGATACAGAGGTTATGACCGGCAGTGCTATGTTCTCGATCCTTCGAAGACCCTGCCAGGGAGCTACCTTGGAGAGGGCATCAGCTGTCCTGACAGGGATTGTGGGGAATTTGACATTATGAAGCGGTCGCAGGGGTACGCTGCAGTGTTCGCAGGACATGACCACAGAAATGGATTTGTCGGCACCGATGGGGGAATCATGCTGGGGGCCACGCCCACCTGTGGTTTCGGTTCCTATGGCCCGGTTCCGCGCAAGCGCGCCGCCAGAATGTTTGAATTCGACATTCGGCATCCGGACAATCCACGGACGCAGCTCCTGGAGTTCGGCGACCTGGTCGGCAAGCCTCGTTCTCACCGTGTCTATACCTTTGCCATGAGCCATATCCCTACATCGACGGGAGACGCCGTGAATCTGCTGCGCAAACCAGGTTTCCTGGCGGGCGCCGCCGCTACGATCGCAGCGCTTTTCGCTTCGCTGCGCGCTGCCGGACGAAAGCAATAG
- a CDS encoding tRNA-dihydrouridine synthase translates to MGRRLETPMYDVNLSYEENYRRGPFGAYAQALQREDSNDRVLDGNREGESKLSSFLGFEVRKPFGIPAGPLLNSHFTDAAFRLGFDMCTYKTVRSRAWACNPFPNVLAVHAKTPTGFISAGSPETEAGLIADTRYEQPLSISNSFGVPSQDPDVWQPDMQLAMEHSGKGQLLIPSFQGSRTSDMSTAEYVDDHVTAAKLVMETGAKLLEMNTSCPNEGPGRLLCDNPDLVGEICESVKNEIGDVPLMIKLAYVPDDDTLKHMLDVTVGRGSVQGIVAINTISARLVDAQGRQALPGAGRDRSGVCGHAILQAGLEMVARLSSIRRRGEYDFSIIGVGGVSDAGDYERYRSNGADAVQAATASMWNPKLAAEISR, encoded by the coding sequence ATGGGTCGAAGGCTCGAAACTCCGATGTATGACGTGAATCTCAGTTATGAGGAGAACTATCGACGCGGGCCTTTCGGCGCATATGCGCAGGCGTTGCAGCGAGAGGATTCGAACGACAGGGTTCTTGATGGGAATCGAGAAGGCGAATCGAAGCTGTCGTCATTCCTCGGTTTCGAAGTGAGGAAACCGTTTGGGATTCCGGCCGGGCCATTGCTCAACAGCCATTTCACCGACGCGGCTTTCCGTCTCGGCTTCGATATGTGCACCTATAAGACGGTGCGTTCACGGGCGTGGGCGTGCAACCCCTTTCCTAACGTATTGGCGGTTCATGCCAAGACACCCACTGGCTTCATCTCTGCAGGGTCGCCTGAGACCGAAGCGGGGCTCATCGCCGATACCAGGTATGAACAGCCGCTTTCCATCTCGAACTCATTCGGCGTGCCTTCGCAGGATCCAGATGTGTGGCAGCCTGACATGCAGCTGGCGATGGAGCACTCAGGAAAGGGACAGCTGCTGATTCCAAGCTTCCAAGGTTCGCGCACGTCCGATATGAGCACAGCGGAATATGTCGATGACCATGTGACTGCCGCAAAGCTGGTTATGGAAACCGGCGCGAAACTGCTTGAGATGAACACGAGTTGCCCCAACGAAGGTCCGGGCCGCTTGCTTTGCGACAACCCCGATCTGGTCGGTGAGATATGCGAGTCGGTGAAAAATGAGATCGGAGACGTGCCGCTTATGATCAAGCTCGCCTATGTCCCCGATGACGACACATTGAAGCATATGCTTGACGTGACCGTCGGACGCGGAAGCGTGCAGGGCATCGTCGCCATCAACACGATTTCGGCGCGCCTGGTCGATGCTCAAGGAAGACAGGCGCTCCCCGGTGCCGGGCGGGATCGCAGCGGTGTGTGCGGGCATGCGATTCTTCAGGCAGGGCTCGAGATGGTGGCCAGGCTCAGTTCCATTCGCAGGCGCGGCGAGTATGACTTCTCGATCATCGGGGTCGGCGGAGTCAGCGATGCGGGAGATTACGAACGGTACCGGAGCAATGGCGCCGATGCCGTACAGGCTGCGACGGCGTCCATGTGGAATCCGAAGCTGGCTGCTGAGATATCCCGCTGA
- the nrdG gene encoding anaerobic ribonucleoside-triphosphate reductase activating protein → MDTFTTSFTDKPGHAFRHAVPGSRDFARGESGRGPGVPCASSNNPKAGQWDGRKMSQRIVADYKRFVVTDGEGIRCSIYVSGCPFHCEGCWNSSIWDFRAGKPYTAALEDRIMADLALPYVQGITFLGGEPFLNTPILNPLARKIRARFGHDKDIWSWTGYTWEELQRPEETPDKAELLSYLDILVDGRFIQSEKNLLLQFRGSSNQRVIDVPKSQEQGHIVIWPRLHDQRRFIPEMYNKDRAAGEGTAS, encoded by the coding sequence ATGGACACATTCACAACTTCATTCACCGATAAGCCGGGACACGCCTTCCGTCATGCGGTGCCCGGAAGCCGCGACTTCGCTCGCGGCGAGTCCGGGCGCGGTCCTGGTGTGCCATGCGCAAGCAGCAACAATCCCAAGGCCGGGCAATGGGATGGCCGGAAGATGAGCCAGCGGATCGTCGCCGACTACAAGCGATTCGTGGTGACCGATGGCGAGGGCATCCGTTGTTCGATCTATGTCAGCGGCTGCCCATTCCACTGTGAGGGCTGCTGGAACTCCTCGATCTGGGATTTCCGTGCAGGAAAGCCATATACCGCCGCGCTCGAGGATCGGATAATGGCGGATCTGGCTCTGCCATATGTGCAGGGCATCACGTTCCTGGGTGGTGAGCCATTCCTGAATACGCCGATTCTCAACCCCCTGGCACGAAAGATTCGCGCCCGGTTCGGTCATGACAAGGATATCTGGTCCTGGACGGGATATACATGGGAGGAACTGCAGCGCCCGGAGGAGACTCCGGACAAGGCCGAGCTGCTTTCATACCTCGATATCCTGGTCGATGGCCGCTTCATCCAGTCAGAGAAGAACCTGCTGCTGCAGTTCCGCGGTTCAAGCAACCAACGAGTCATCGATGTCCCGAAGTCGCAGGAACAGGGCCATATCGTTATTTGGCCACGACTGCATGACCAGAGACGATTCATTCCAGAAATGTACAACAAGGATCGCGCGGCCGGAGAAGGCACGGCTTCCTAG
- a CDS encoding alpha/beta fold hydrolase produces MFVHKIGEGLPLVMLHGFPLDHRSLLPFEDFLADKGQWQRYYIDLPGLGAKGADTEIRGAQDVLEKLVEYLDREFHGRQFAVVGYSFGCLLASALAARYGSQIIGLFLLAPETIAVQEKRSLATKAAYQVSELPGTATKDEREAYETTAIVHSAESFEAFRRYVYPGLAINADNPNVQAVMEHPSLAHAPESYLREYREPVTIVTAQHDTMVGYRDAFHLYETLHEGTYACIPRAGHNIHLEQPGMVGMLFQSWLKGIEKH; encoded by the coding sequence ATGTTCGTGCACAAGATTGGCGAAGGCCTGCCCCTGGTGATGCTGCATGGATTTCCTTTGGATCACCGCTCGCTCCTGCCATTCGAGGACTTTCTGGCAGACAAGGGTCAGTGGCAGCGCTACTACATCGATCTTCCCGGATTGGGGGCGAAGGGCGCAGACACGGAAATCCGAGGTGCACAGGATGTGCTGGAAAAGCTTGTCGAGTATCTCGACCGTGAATTCCATGGGCGGCAGTTCGCCGTCGTAGGCTACTCGTTCGGCTGCCTGCTGGCATCGGCGCTCGCTGCAAGGTATGGCAGCCAGATCATCGGCCTCTTTCTGCTGGCTCCGGAAACCATTGCTGTCCAAGAGAAGAGAAGCCTGGCGACGAAGGCCGCATACCAGGTGTCTGAGCTTCCTGGCACTGCGACGAAAGACGAGCGTGAAGCGTACGAGACCACGGCGATCGTCCACAGCGCAGAGAGCTTCGAGGCCTTCCGTCGCTATGTCTATCCAGGTCTTGCGATCAACGCGGACAATCCAAACGTGCAGGCTGTGATGGAACATCCCTCACTGGCCCATGCGCCGGAGAGCTATCTCAGGGAGTATCGCGAGCCCGTAACGATCGTAACTGCGCAGCACGACACGATGGTGGGGTATCGGGATGCCTTCCACCTCTATGAGACCTTGCATGAGGGCACGTACGCATGCATTCCCCGAGCGGGCCACAACATCCACCTGGAGCAGCCCGGAATGGTCGGTATGCTCTTCCAGAGCTGGCTCAAAGGCATCGAAAAGCACTGA
- the gltX gene encoding glutamate--tRNA ligase has translation MTDDTNDGKVALPEHVRVRFCPSPTGTPHVGMVRTALFNWAEARHTHGTFVFRIEDTDAARDTEESFNQILEALDWLGIDWDEGVNVGGPNGPYLQSERGDIYADVAQKLLKAGYAYESYSTSEEIEARNVANGRPKAFGYDGYDRTLSDEQRQAFRDEGRKPALRIRMPEEDIAFDDLIRGRIEFKAGSVPDYVIVRPNGDPLYTLTNPVDDAMMNINVVLRGEDLLSSTPRQIVLYQYLMKLGIAKEMPLFGHMPYVMGQGKKKLSKRDPESNLFLHREHGFIREGLLNYLALLGWSIGAEQDVFSMDEMVRHFDVRDVKANPAHFDIDKAIAINAEHIRMLDPQDFLDRSIPYLHRDDVVSADSWDALTDRERMVLQAAAPLVQTRVRLLGEVSGMVSSLLSKVGYIEPEADARKQLKESAGEVLAKAIDALEALDAEAWKTDSLHELLTKTLVDEGGYKPRLAFGPIRVAVSGRRVSPPLFESMEIIGKDVTLARLRGLQNHL, from the coding sequence ATGACTGATGATACAAATGATGGAAAAGTCGCGCTTCCCGAACATGTGAGAGTGCGTTTCTGCCCTTCGCCGACAGGCACGCCGCATGTTGGCATGGTGCGAACCGCGCTGTTCAACTGGGCCGAGGCGCGCCATACGCATGGAACCTTCGTGTTTCGCATCGAGGATACCGATGCTGCGCGCGATACCGAGGAAAGCTTCAACCAGATTCTTGAGGCCTTGGATTGGCTGGGCATCGACTGGGACGAGGGCGTCAACGTTGGCGGCCCGAACGGACCGTATCTGCAATCCGAGCGCGGCGATATCTATGCCGACGTCGCGCAGAAACTGCTCAAGGCTGGCTACGCCTACGAATCCTATTCGACTTCGGAAGAGATCGAGGCGCGAAACGTTGCCAACGGGCGTCCGAAGGCATTTGGCTATGACGGCTATGATCGCACACTGAGCGACGAGCAGCGCCAGGCCTTCCGCGATGAAGGGCGCAAGCCTGCATTGCGCATTCGCATGCCTGAAGAAGACATTGCATTTGATGACCTGATTCGTGGCCGGATCGAGTTCAAGGCTGGTTCGGTTCCAGACTATGTGATCGTGCGCCCGAACGGCGATCCGCTGTATACGCTCACCAATCCAGTCGATGATGCGATGATGAACATCAACGTCGTGCTTCGTGGCGAAGACCTGCTCAGTTCCACGCCACGTCAGATCGTGCTCTATCAGTATCTGATGAAGCTTGGCATAGCCAAGGAGATGCCTCTTTTCGGGCATATGCCATACGTCATGGGGCAGGGCAAGAAGAAGCTTTCCAAGCGCGATCCCGAGTCTAATCTGTTCCTGCATCGCGAGCATGGATTCATCCGCGAAGGTCTGCTGAACTACCTGGCCTTGCTTGGCTGGTCAATCGGCGCCGAGCAGGATGTATTCTCGATGGATGAGATGGTCAGGCATTTCGATGTGCGAGATGTGAAGGCAAATCCTGCGCACTTCGACATTGACAAGGCCATAGCCATCAATGCTGAGCATATTCGCATGCTCGATCCTCAGGACTTCCTCGACCGTTCAATTCCCTACCTGCATCGTGACGATGTGGTTTCAGCCGATTCATGGGATGCGCTCACCGATCGCGAACGGATGGTTCTTCAGGCTGCGGCTCCTTTGGTCCAGACGCGCGTGCGACTGCTGGGTGAGGTCTCCGGCATGGTCTCGAGTCTGCTCAGCAAGGTTGGCTACATCGAACCAGAGGCGGATGCACGCAAGCAGCTGAAGGAAAGCGCGGGCGAGGTCCTTGCCAAGGCGATCGATGCCTTGGAAGCACTGGATGCCGAAGCCTGGAAGACGGATTCCCTGCACGAATTGCTCACCAAGACATTGGTCGACGAGGGCGGATACAAGCCACGACTTGCCTTCGGTCCCATTCGCGTCGCCGTTTCAGGCAGACGCGTTTCGCCTCCGCTCTTCGAATCGATGGAAATCATCGGCAAGGATGTGACACTCGCAAGATTGCGTGGCTTGCAAAATCATCTCTGA
- a CDS encoding IclR family transcriptional regulator, whose translation MTSPSADPKEKEPNDYASPSVSTESSRTIESSRTIESSENEGEAIHSGVGVLDKTVRILDALESGPATLGQLVTSTGLARPTAHRLAIALERHRFVLRDAHGRFVLGSRFAELAAAAGEDRLLTAAGPILQTLLDRTGESAQIFRRQGEQRVCISAVERSSGLRDSIPVGAMLSMEAGSAAQILLAWEDSDRIHRGLRHARFTAAKLATVRKRGWAESSSEREQGVSSISAPIRNASGNVIAAISISGPTQRLTSTPGRHFAPLVMAAGKYLSDSLIKASNNN comes from the coding sequence ATGACTTCTCCATCAGCTGACCCCAAAGAAAAAGAACCTAACGACTATGCCTCTCCCTCAGTCTCCACCGAGAGTTCCAGAACCATCGAAAGTTCCAGAACCATCGAGAGTTCCGAGAACGAAGGCGAAGCCATTCATTCGGGAGTCGGCGTTCTGGACAAGACGGTTCGAATTCTTGATGCCCTGGAGTCTGGTCCGGCAACACTGGGTCAGCTGGTTACCTCGACCGGTCTCGCACGCCCGACCGCACATCGTCTGGCAATAGCGCTTGAGCGCCACCGTTTCGTATTGCGTGACGCCCATGGCCGATTCGTCCTCGGTTCGCGATTCGCCGAGCTTGCCGCCGCTGCGGGCGAAGATCGTCTGCTCACTGCAGCCGGACCGATTCTGCAGACGCTCCTTGACCGGACCGGCGAATCGGCGCAGATCTTCCGCCGTCAGGGCGAGCAGCGCGTCTGCATTTCGGCAGTCGAGCGTAGCAGCGGCCTGCGCGATTCCATCCCCGTCGGAGCGATGCTTTCGATGGAGGCCGGCTCCGCAGCTCAGATCCTTCTTGCGTGGGAAGACAGCGACCGCATCCATCGCGGACTTCGTCATGCACGATTCACTGCCGCAAAGCTTGCGACAGTGCGCAAACGAGGTTGGGCCGAATCATCCAGCGAGCGCGAGCAGGGAGTCTCTTCGATATCTGCGCCAATACGCAATGCCAGCGGCAACGTCATCGCCGCAATCTCGATCTCTGGCCCGACCCAGCGTCTGACATCCACGCCTGGGCGTCATTTTGCGCCATTGGTCATGGCAGCAGGCAAGTATCTCAGCGACAGCCTCATCAAGGCCTCGAACAACAACTGA
- the leuC gene encoding 3-isopropylmalate dehydratase large subunit has translation MGTTLAEKVWADHLVRKGEQGSPDLIYIDLQLMHEVTSPQAFEGLRLAGRGLRRLDLTIATEDHNTPTVDIDQPIADKTSAKQISTLESNCKDFGVRLHPLGDADQGIVHQVGPQLGLTQPGMTIVCGDSHTSTHGAFGALAFGIGTSEVEHVMATQTLSLKPFKTMAVNVDGELPQGVSSKDIILAIIAKIGTGGGQGHVIEYRGSAIRALSMEARMTICNMSIEAGARAGMIAPDQTTFDYLQGRPHAPEGEMWDRAVEYWKTLKTDEDAVFDKVVDLNADDLSPFVTWGTNPGQGLPINDAVPVPDKIADADKRRATTSALAYMGLKPGTPIKSIAVDTVFIGSCTNGRIEDLRAAAHIMKGNHKAKNIHRVLVVPASSRVRLQAEHEGLDKVFKEFGAEWRNAGCSMCLGMNADKLVPGERAISTSNRNFEGRQGKGSRTHLASPIVAAATAIRGTISSPADL, from the coding sequence ATGGGAACGACTTTGGCTGAGAAAGTATGGGCCGACCACTTGGTTCGCAAGGGGGAGCAAGGGTCGCCGGACCTTATATACATCGACCTTCAGCTGATGCATGAGGTGACGAGTCCGCAGGCCTTCGAAGGGCTGCGTCTGGCAGGCCGTGGATTGCGCAGGCTTGATCTGACCATCGCCACCGAGGACCATAACACGCCCACCGTCGATATTGACCAGCCGATCGCGGACAAGACCTCGGCGAAGCAGATTTCCACGCTCGAAAGTAACTGCAAGGACTTCGGCGTGCGGCTGCATCCTTTGGGCGACGCGGACCAGGGCATCGTCCATCAGGTGGGACCTCAGCTTGGTCTTACGCAGCCGGGAATGACGATTGTCTGCGGCGATTCGCACACCTCGACTCACGGCGCATTCGGCGCCTTGGCATTCGGCATCGGGACGTCCGAGGTCGAGCATGTCATGGCCACGCAGACCCTGAGCCTGAAGCCTTTCAAAACCATGGCGGTGAACGTGGACGGGGAGCTGCCTCAAGGGGTTTCGTCCAAGGACATCATTCTGGCCATTATCGCGAAGATCGGTACCGGCGGCGGCCAGGGCCATGTCATTGAATACCGTGGCAGTGCCATCAGAGCCCTCTCGATGGAAGCAAGGATGACCATCTGCAACATGTCCATCGAGGCGGGCGCGCGAGCTGGAATGATCGCGCCTGACCAGACCACCTTCGACTATCTGCAGGGCCGCCCTCATGCTCCGGAAGGTGAGATGTGGGATAGGGCGGTAGAGTACTGGAAGACGCTGAAGACAGACGAGGATGCGGTCTTCGACAAGGTCGTCGATCTCAACGCGGATGACCTCTCACCATTCGTGACGTGGGGCACCAATCCCGGGCAGGGCCTGCCCATCAACGATGCCGTTCCCGTTCCAGACAAGATTGCCGATGCGGACAAGCGGCGTGCCACGACGAGTGCGTTGGCGTATATGGGTCTGAAGCCTGGAACCCCCATCAAGTCGATAGCCGTCGACACCGTGTTCATCGGTTCCTGCACGAATGGCCGCATCGAGGACCTTCGCGCCGCGGCTCACATCATGAAGGGTAATCACAAGGCGAAAAACATCCATCGTGTCCTTGTGGTCCCCGCATCGTCTCGTGTACGTTTGCAGGCAGAGCACGAAGGTCTGGATAAGGTATTCAAGGAGTTCGGTGCCGAATGGCGCAACGCGGGATGTTCGATGTGCCTGGGCATGAATGCCGACAAGCTGGTTCCCGGCGAGCGGGCGATCTCGACGTCCAACCGCAATTTCGAAGGGCGTCAGGGCAAGGGGAGCCGCACGCATCTCGCTTCGCCAATCGTCGCTGCGGCGACTGCGATTCGTGGAACGATCAGCAGTCCAGCGGACCTATAA